In a genomic window of Agarivorans albus:
- a CDS encoding DUF294 nucleotidyltransferase-like domain-containing protein, giving the protein MKISEHAQRTEQLFGIRAEDIHKWIDGFFDHDGFDHYLREGKLDQYDPYDHRRFRHCKEALQEAYQEFDGKYSRQQIKNVVETHIKDDYDGYLPSRADFENGTFTAKYHDATHNEELSAVLDAKELAEYFDGLRDNEANQQGFIGSFAFRIVLPTILAIILFVSAVALVIIPLVEDSMMGQKQQMIKELTSSAISIVDSYVAREQSGELSLSQAQAKAATELKAMRYGDENKDYFFITDMHPRMIMHPYRKDLKGQDLTHYSDNENKSGKHIFVEFTKLVKANHEGYLEYLWQWKDDANKTAPKLSYVQAVEEWQWIVGTGVYFDDVQKEIDKLEQTLFTTFFLITLGLSAIMSYIIGQSRTIENRKKRAEVALHEAKDRYRALVESSNEGYILEADGDILYSNNRLHRMLGYSDSELQSTTIWQQLFPANAKNTPLLQHLDGLFKHTAEPAEFEACLSTKSGKQLDIIVSSSKIFFSEKHGHVISFRQITRKIYGGAYGLVKQVSDYQVLNSRVVEDIALSDSQGGVVETLNQLPDLIREMIDAGSRPDNLRRAIGSAYDAAICRFIDLSIKELGKPPVPFSFISFGSNARHDMTLFSDQDNAIVFETPKDPSKLKQTRRYFLHLAERVCGLLNQAGYPYCDGLIMATNHQWCLSLDEWTANFSAWINHAKPDSILELNVFFDIRATYGKKQLVDSIQQHIQTTVQNQPQFLATYAKNCLSYKVPLTSFKQIKTENIDGVESVNLKACLRPMEIFCRIYALKHDIREANTMTRLKQLAAKQEIDAMSFREMVYIFDHIWQLRFMNQIVEYTDLRKVNDVLALADLTELEQQNLRNVLKRISLFHDKISHDFLNAKSS; this is encoded by the coding sequence ACCTGCGTGAAGGCAAGCTAGACCAATATGACCCTTACGACCATCGCCGGTTTAGGCACTGCAAAGAAGCACTTCAAGAAGCCTACCAAGAGTTCGATGGCAAGTACTCTCGCCAGCAAATTAAGAACGTTGTCGAGACTCATATTAAAGATGACTACGACGGCTACCTGCCTTCTCGAGCCGATTTTGAAAATGGTACTTTTACCGCCAAATACCACGATGCCACCCACAATGAAGAACTCAGTGCAGTATTAGACGCCAAAGAGCTGGCGGAATATTTTGATGGCCTACGTGATAACGAAGCTAATCAACAAGGTTTTATTGGCAGCTTTGCGTTTCGCATTGTACTGCCCACCATTTTGGCCATTATATTGTTTGTCAGTGCGGTTGCTTTGGTGATTATCCCGCTGGTAGAAGACTCGATGATGGGTCAAAAGCAGCAAATGATCAAAGAACTCACCTCCTCGGCCATTAGCATTGTCGACAGTTATGTAGCGCGAGAACAAAGCGGAGAACTAAGCCTAAGCCAAGCACAGGCGAAAGCGGCCACCGAGCTAAAAGCAATGCGCTATGGTGATGAAAATAAAGATTACTTCTTCATTACCGACATGCATCCACGAATGATCATGCACCCCTACCGTAAAGACTTAAAAGGCCAAGATCTCACTCATTACTCAGACAATGAAAACAAAAGTGGCAAACACATTTTTGTTGAGTTCACCAAGCTGGTTAAAGCCAACCATGAAGGCTACTTAGAATACCTCTGGCAATGGAAGGATGATGCCAACAAAACAGCGCCCAAACTTAGCTACGTGCAAGCAGTGGAAGAGTGGCAATGGATAGTCGGAACCGGTGTCTATTTTGACGATGTGCAAAAAGAAATCGATAAGCTAGAACAAACGCTGTTTACCACCTTTTTCCTCATTACCCTAGGGCTTAGCGCCATAATGAGCTACATCATTGGTCAAAGCCGAACCATCGAGAACCGGAAAAAGCGCGCCGAAGTTGCTCTACACGAGGCGAAAGATCGTTACCGCGCCTTGGTTGAATCATCCAACGAAGGTTACATTCTAGAAGCCGACGGCGATATTCTTTACTCAAACAACCGGCTACATCGTATGCTGGGTTACAGCGACTCAGAGCTTCAAAGCACCACTATTTGGCAGCAGCTATTTCCCGCCAACGCCAAAAATACCCCTTTATTGCAGCATTTAGATGGGCTATTCAAACACACCGCCGAGCCTGCAGAATTTGAAGCCTGCTTAAGCACCAAAAGCGGCAAACAGCTAGATATAATTGTTAGTTCGTCAAAGATATTCTTTTCTGAAAAGCATGGTCATGTGATTTCATTCCGCCAAATAACCCGAAAGATTTATGGCGGCGCCTATGGCCTTGTAAAGCAAGTCAGCGATTACCAAGTGTTAAACAGTCGAGTGGTCGAAGATATTGCGCTTAGCGATAGCCAAGGTGGCGTGGTAGAAACCCTTAATCAACTGCCAGACTTAATACGCGAGATGATTGATGCAGGCTCTCGCCCTGATAATCTTCGCCGAGCTATTGGCAGTGCCTACGATGCGGCCATTTGCCGATTTATAGATCTAAGTATTAAAGAGTTAGGAAAACCGCCGGTCCCCTTTTCCTTTATTTCCTTTGGCAGCAACGCTCGTCACGACATGACGCTATTTTCAGACCAAGACAACGCCATTGTATTTGAGACGCCCAAAGATCCGAGCAAACTAAAACAAACCAGACGCTACTTTTTGCACCTGGCCGAGCGAGTTTGTGGCCTACTAAACCAAGCCGGTTACCCCTATTGCGATGGTTTGATTATGGCTACCAACCACCAATGGTGCCTAAGCCTAGATGAGTGGACCGCAAACTTTAGCGCCTGGATTAATCACGCAAAGCCCGATTCGATATTAGAGTTAAATGTATTTTTTGATATACGCGCGACTTATGGAAAAAAACAACTGGTCGATAGTATCCAACAGCATATTCAAACAACGGTGCAAAATCAGCCGCAGTTTCTAGCCACCTACGCCAAAAATTGCCTGTCATACAAAGTGCCGCTCACTAGCTTTAAACAAATCAAAACCGAGAATATCGACGGCGTAGAGTCAGTTAATCTAAAAGCCTGTTTACGCCCCATGGAAATTTTTTGCCGAATTTACGCACTTAAACACGATATTCGCGAAGCGAACACCATGACAAGACTTAAGCAGCTAGCCGCCAAACAAGAAATCGACGCCATGAGCTTTCGCGAGATGGTCTACATTTTCGACCATATTTGGCAGCTGCGCTTTATGAATCAAATTGTAGAATACACTGATTTGCGTAAGGTAAATGATGTACTGGCCTTGGCAGATTTAACCGAACTGGAGCAACAAAATCTGCGCAACGTATTGAAAAGAATTAGCTTATTTCACGACAAAATTAGCCATGATTTCCTCAATGCTAAATCTAGCTAA
- a CDS encoding glycosyl hydrolase family 8, giving the protein MTMNIFTTHRNTLMKTVKTLALCALPLGLASCAAPVEQSSAPATKQSNTSTSNISAPGAFYSGEYRNAFVELGIASPEQVNKKVQDTYQQLFYSDSRSESGKAVFFPVGDDMGFIKDIGSNDIRSEGMSYGMMIAVQMDDQEMFNKLWKFSKTYMQHHEGWYKDYFAWHLRPEAPFAKMDNNPAPDGELYFAMALFFAENRWGAGEGIFQYSDEANVILQAMVNKEETNSQVPMFSRDEKQILFVTEKSLGLYTDPSYHVAAFYELLGRWADEDQQLWLDAAQVSRDYLYNAAHPETGLYSEYAAFDGTPQKTSFNDISHKSGYDAFRVIGNIAMDYHWFNDDPRQTELADRLISFYADEYKRKGQNFAVHEMGGKVASEWGSSGQNAMNGTAALITDSQEAKEFTERLWKQATPTGKWRYYDGLLHMFAVLQMSGEYKIYGPTDANQ; this is encoded by the coding sequence ATGACTATGAATATTTTTACCACCCACCGTAATACCCTAATGAAAACGGTGAAAACCTTGGCGCTTTGCGCCTTGCCTTTAGGTTTGGCCTCTTGCGCGGCTCCCGTTGAGCAATCATCAGCTCCAGCAACTAAGCAAAGCAACACTAGCACCAGCAATATTAGTGCTCCTGGGGCTTTTTATTCTGGAGAATACCGCAATGCCTTTGTTGAGCTAGGTATCGCTTCACCAGAACAAGTGAATAAGAAAGTACAAGATACTTACCAGCAGCTGTTTTACTCTGATTCTCGCAGTGAAAGCGGCAAAGCGGTGTTTTTCCCGGTTGGTGACGACATGGGCTTCATTAAAGATATTGGTAGCAACGATATTCGCTCGGAAGGTATGTCTTACGGCATGATGATCGCCGTGCAGATGGACGACCAAGAGATGTTCAATAAGCTTTGGAAGTTCTCTAAAACTTACATGCAACACCATGAAGGCTGGTACAAAGATTACTTTGCTTGGCATTTAAGACCAGAAGCGCCGTTTGCCAAAATGGATAACAACCCTGCGCCAGACGGCGAGCTATACTTCGCCATGGCCTTATTCTTTGCAGAAAACCGCTGGGGTGCCGGCGAAGGTATTTTCCAATATAGCGATGAAGCTAACGTAATTCTTCAAGCCATGGTTAACAAAGAAGAAACTAATTCGCAGGTTCCGATGTTTAGCCGCGACGAGAAGCAAATCTTATTTGTTACCGAAAAAAGCCTAGGTTTATACACCGATCCGTCTTACCACGTGGCTGCTTTTTATGAGCTACTAGGCCGTTGGGCAGATGAAGACCAACAACTATGGCTTGATGCCGCACAAGTAAGCCGCGATTACTTGTATAACGCAGCCCACCCAGAAACAGGCTTGTACTCTGAATACGCAGCTTTTGATGGTACTCCACAAAAGACCTCGTTTAACGATATTAGCCATAAATCTGGTTACGATGCGTTCCGCGTAATTGGTAACATTGCCATGGACTACCACTGGTTTAACGATGACCCTCGCCAAACTGAGTTAGCTGACCGTTTAATTTCGTTCTATGCCGACGAGTACAAACGTAAAGGTCAAAACTTTGCGGTACATGAAATGGGCGGAAAGGTTGCATCTGAATGGGGCAGCTCTGGCCAAAACGCAATGAACGGCACTGCTGCTTTAATTACCGATAGCCAAGAAGCCAAAGAGTTCACCGAACGTTTGTGGAAACAAGCTACGCCAACCGGTAAGTGGCGTTACTACGACGGTTTATTGCACATGTTTGCAGTACTGCAAATGTCGGGTGAGTACAAGATTTACGGCCCAACAGACGCAAATCAGTAA
- a CDS encoding sigma-54-dependent Fis family transcriptional regulator has protein sequence MTNKLQLPSSINASWLRSQDAGLQEQVAPQVLRLAKTELAERHHRQQALISLVERYAYPLFEQVMAHSSSRLILSDVDGYLIHHWGVKRYNDKLATIALETGVNWLEQYKGTNAIGTAIATGQAVSVIGEQHFIQQHRFMSCSACPVFSPKGEMLAILDITSEQQRHTQQTMLLAASLAQQVETALLCQLPESHYRVDLAAQPHLLNSGWQGIVVADSDGKVLGLNPMARQLVDKLHVGEALASHFGEDWQQAHLADKAKLHLQTKALKARSIVSKGISSKSESRDPRVNTAWWQACKVVSKSIPLLILGETGVGKERFVKQLHQQSQRASKALQAVNCAALPNELVEAELFGYQAGAFTGANPKGFVGKIRQADGGFLFLDEIGEMPLAAQARLLRVLQEREVVPVGGNQAYKVDIQVVAATHVNLQQRVSEGLFREDLYYRLKGLQISLPALRERSDIGLLINKLHQRYCEHKQDIEQRLFSKMLAYTWPGNLRELDNFMQVACLMTEQQALLRSTDLPESLQQQLALTSQAEQNCEQAELQQTIEQNIAQVYQHCQGNVTKSAKLLGISRNTLYRKLRQLKLKH, from the coding sequence ATGACCAACAAGCTACAACTTCCTAGTTCTATTAATGCATCTTGGTTGCGCAGCCAAGATGCCGGCCTGCAAGAGCAAGTCGCTCCTCAGGTTTTACGCTTGGCAAAAACCGAGTTGGCAGAGCGTCACCATCGACAACAAGCGTTGATTTCATTGGTAGAGCGCTACGCCTATCCCTTGTTTGAGCAAGTAATGGCACATAGTTCGAGCAGGCTCATTTTGTCGGATGTAGACGGTTACCTTATTCACCATTGGGGAGTGAAACGCTACAACGATAAGTTGGCAACTATTGCGCTAGAGACTGGAGTGAATTGGTTAGAGCAATATAAAGGCACTAATGCGATTGGTACCGCTATTGCCACTGGGCAAGCAGTATCGGTAATTGGCGAGCAGCACTTTATTCAACAGCATCGCTTTATGAGTTGCAGCGCTTGCCCAGTATTTAGTCCGAAGGGCGAAATGCTTGCCATATTAGATATCACCAGTGAGCAGCAACGGCATACTCAACAAACCATGTTGCTTGCTGCTAGCCTGGCCCAGCAAGTTGAAACAGCCTTGTTATGCCAGTTGCCCGAGAGCCATTATCGGGTTGATCTTGCCGCACAGCCGCATTTGCTCAACTCTGGTTGGCAAGGCATTGTGGTGGCCGACAGCGACGGCAAAGTATTAGGTTTAAACCCAATGGCGCGTCAGTTGGTGGATAAGTTACACGTAGGCGAAGCCTTGGCCAGTCACTTTGGTGAGGATTGGCAGCAAGCTCACTTGGCAGATAAGGCAAAGCTTCATCTGCAAACTAAGGCTTTAAAAGCAAGGTCAATCGTTAGTAAAGGCATTTCTAGCAAGAGTGAGTCTCGCGACCCTCGGGTTAATACCGCTTGGTGGCAAGCTTGCAAGGTGGTGAGTAAATCAATTCCGCTGCTCATTTTAGGTGAAACTGGTGTAGGTAAAGAGCGTTTTGTAAAACAGCTGCACCAACAAAGCCAACGAGCGAGCAAGGCCTTACAAGCCGTAAATTGCGCAGCCTTGCCAAATGAGCTGGTGGAAGCAGAGCTGTTTGGGTATCAAGCAGGTGCATTTACTGGGGCTAACCCTAAGGGTTTTGTGGGGAAAATTCGTCAAGCCGATGGTGGCTTTTTGTTTTTAGATGAAATTGGTGAAATGCCTTTGGCTGCCCAAGCGCGTTTATTAAGGGTGCTGCAAGAGCGAGAAGTGGTGCCGGTGGGTGGCAATCAGGCCTATAAGGTAGACATTCAAGTGGTTGCAGCAACGCATGTTAACTTGCAGCAAAGGGTGAGTGAAGGCTTGTTTAGAGAAGATCTTTACTATCGCTTAAAAGGTTTGCAAATAAGCCTGCCAGCCCTGCGAGAGCGCAGCGACATTGGTTTGCTCATCAATAAGCTTCACCAACGTTATTGCGAGCATAAACAAGATATAGAGCAACGCTTGTTTAGCAAAATGCTGGCGTATACTTGGCCGGGTAATTTGCGTGAACTAGACAATTTTATGCAAGTAGCTTGTTTAATGACCGAGCAGCAAGCTTTGCTACGCAGTACTGATTTACCCGAATCATTGCAACAACAACTGGCCTTAACTAGCCAAGCTGAGCAAAACTGTGAACAAGCAGAGCTGCAGCAAACCATTGAGCAAAACATCGCGCAGGTTTATCAGCATTGCCAAGGTAATGTGACAAAAAGTGCCAAACTGCTAGGCATTAGCCGCAATACCTTGTATCGCAAGTTACGCCAACTAAAACTTAAACATTAA
- the exaC gene encoding acetaldehyde dehydrogenase ExaC, with translation MVYAQPGTEGSLITFKEQYNNFIGGEWVAPVNGQYFDNPSPVNGEVYCQVARSDADDIGLALDAAHAAKESWGSTSVTERSNMLLRIADRIEQNLEYLAVAEAWENGKAIRETLNADLPLVVDHFRYFAGCIRAQEGGAADLDASTVSYHFPEPLGVVGQIIPWNFPMLMAAWKLGPALAAGNCVVLKPAEQTPASIMVLMELIEDLIPKGVVNIVNGFGEEAGQALAISPRIAKLAFTGSTEIGQHILKCAADSLIPSTVELGGKSPNVIFADVMDHEDEYLDKVIEGLLLAFFNQGEVCTCPSRALIQESIYDKFMQRVLERVKTIKQGDPLDINTQVGAQVSKGQLDRIMSYLEIGKNEGAEVLTGGVTAALPGEHNNGYYVSPTILKGTNDMRVFQEEIFGPVISVTTFKDEAEALAIANDSEYGLGAGVWTRDMNLAQRMGRKIEAGRVWINCYHAYPAHAAFGGYKRSGIGRETHQVAISHYQNTKNLLVSYDVNPLGFF, from the coding sequence ATGGTTTACGCACAGCCAGGTACCGAAGGTTCGTTAATCACTTTTAAAGAGCAATACAACAACTTTATTGGCGGCGAATGGGTAGCGCCAGTAAACGGCCAGTACTTTGATAACCCTTCTCCAGTTAATGGTGAGGTTTATTGCCAAGTGGCCCGCTCAGACGCTGATGATATCGGTCTTGCTTTAGACGCTGCCCATGCAGCCAAAGAAAGCTGGGGAAGTACTTCAGTTACCGAGCGTTCAAATATGTTGCTGCGCATTGCCGATAGAATTGAACAGAACCTTGAGTATTTGGCAGTGGCCGAAGCTTGGGAAAATGGCAAAGCGATCCGCGAAACGCTCAATGCCGATCTACCTCTTGTGGTTGATCACTTCCGCTATTTTGCTGGCTGTATTCGAGCTCAAGAAGGCGGTGCAGCCGACTTAGATGCCAGCACTGTAAGTTATCACTTCCCCGAGCCACTAGGCGTTGTGGGTCAAATTATTCCTTGGAATTTCCCAATGCTAATGGCGGCCTGGAAACTCGGCCCAGCCTTAGCGGCAGGTAATTGTGTGGTGCTTAAACCCGCCGAACAAACTCCTGCCTCCATTATGGTTTTAATGGAGTTAATCGAAGACCTTATTCCAAAAGGCGTGGTGAACATAGTAAACGGATTTGGTGAAGAGGCTGGCCAAGCCTTAGCCATTAGCCCTCGCATTGCTAAGCTTGCGTTTACCGGATCTACCGAAATTGGCCAACACATTCTTAAATGTGCGGCAGATTCATTGATTCCTTCCACTGTAGAGCTAGGCGGTAAATCGCCCAATGTGATATTTGCCGATGTCATGGACCACGAAGATGAGTATTTAGATAAAGTGATTGAAGGGCTACTTCTAGCCTTTTTCAACCAAGGCGAGGTATGTACTTGCCCATCACGCGCACTAATTCAGGAATCTATTTACGATAAGTTTATGCAGCGGGTATTAGAGCGAGTAAAAACCATTAAGCAAGGTGATCCTTTAGATATTAATACCCAAGTTGGCGCTCAGGTTTCTAAAGGGCAGTTAGACAGAATTATGAGTTATTTAGAGATAGGCAAAAACGAAGGCGCCGAGGTATTAACCGGAGGTGTCACCGCCGCGTTACCGGGTGAGCACAATAACGGCTATTACGTTAGCCCTACTATCTTAAAAGGCACTAATGACATGCGAGTATTTCAGGAAGAAATATTCGGCCCGGTCATCTCTGTTACCACCTTTAAAGATGAAGCAGAAGCACTGGCCATTGCTAACGATAGCGAATATGGCCTAGGCGCAGGAGTATGGACACGCGACATGAACTTAGCGCAGCGTATGGGGCGTAAAATTGAAGCAGGTCGAGTATGGATAAACTGCTACCATGCCTACCCTGCCCATGCTGCGTTTGGCGGCTACAAGCGCTCGGGCATTGGCAGAGAAACGCACCAAGTAGCAATTTCTCATTATCAAAACACCAAAAACCTACTGGTGAGTTACGATGTTAACCCACTAGGCTTCTTTTAA
- a CDS encoding SDR family oxidoreductase has translation MSKPLVVITGASSGIGEACAKTLSAAGHPLLLVARRIERLEALNLPNTLCRKVDVTELADFEQAIKDAEALYGPVDMLLNNAGVMLLGAAHEQAPSEWKTMLDVNVMGLLNGIHLVLAGMKQRQQGTIINVSSIAGRKTFPSHAAYCGTKFAVHAVSENIREEVAGDNVRVTVIAPGAVETELLSHTTSQEIKDGYEVWKEEMGGVLNTQNIADAVAYAYGQPQNVCIREVVLAATGQPA, from the coding sequence ATGTCTAAGCCTTTAGTTGTTATTACTGGTGCCAGTTCTGGAATTGGCGAAGCATGTGCAAAAACCTTGTCGGCTGCGGGTCATCCGTTGTTATTGGTAGCGCGTCGTATTGAACGATTAGAAGCGCTAAACCTGCCAAATACCCTTTGTCGTAAAGTTGATGTGACCGAACTTGCCGACTTTGAGCAAGCAATTAAAGATGCCGAAGCCTTGTATGGTCCAGTAGATATGTTGTTAAACAATGCTGGAGTTATGTTATTAGGTGCGGCTCACGAGCAAGCACCTAGCGAGTGGAAAACCATGTTGGACGTAAACGTTATGGGCTTACTTAATGGTATTCACTTGGTATTAGCAGGCATGAAGCAGCGCCAGCAAGGCACTATTATCAACGTGAGTTCAATTGCTGGGCGTAAAACCTTTCCTAGTCATGCTGCGTATTGCGGTACCAAGTTTGCGGTTCATGCTGTAAGCGAGAACATTCGCGAAGAAGTGGCAGGAGATAACGTACGGGTAACCGTGATTGCTCCTGGTGCAGTAGAAACCGAATTACTTAGCCATACAACCAGCCAAGAGATAAAAGATGGCTATGAAGTATGGAAAGAAGAAATGGGTGGCGTGCTTAATACCCAAAACATTGCAGACGCTGTCGCTTACGCTTATGGCCAGCCGCAAAACGTGTGTATTCGTGAAGTGGTACTAGCCGCCACTGGCCAACCTGCTTAG
- a CDS encoding LysR family transcriptional regulator has product MDARLLRSFVAVFEERSMTAAAERCYVSQPSLSSAIKQLESELGVQLFIRHKRGVDLTDQAHHLYPMAVQTLGQLKRMSNLFAEQPASLPIKLANFDDLSPSLLAKFIQHCKSQQPLFNFELLDHQDKSAQARLTLDVFKQEDELFIPLWQEDYVLCVPRQHPLAQQNQVEIAALNNYNFIECVVCEAHQQTLSLLASQGFAVNLVAKAQHKTQVKHLVNAGIGISFLPTGVLETAPQLQQVKLLAPRMYRSIGLCIKASASAKPALAALIDAANTWPNNN; this is encoded by the coding sequence ATGGATGCGCGTTTACTAAGATCCTTTGTGGCAGTTTTTGAAGAGCGCTCGATGACAGCAGCCGCCGAGCGTTGTTATGTCTCTCAGCCATCACTATCTTCGGCCATTAAACAGCTTGAGTCTGAGTTAGGGGTTCAGCTATTTATTCGCCATAAGCGCGGGGTTGATTTAACCGACCAAGCTCATCACCTTTACCCGATGGCCGTTCAAACGCTAGGTCAGCTCAAGCGCATGTCTAATCTATTTGCTGAGCAACCGGCCAGCCTGCCGATTAAACTGGCCAATTTTGACGATCTAAGCCCTAGCTTGTTGGCGAAGTTTATTCAGCACTGTAAAAGCCAACAGCCATTGTTTAACTTTGAGCTACTCGATCACCAAGATAAAAGCGCTCAGGCTAGGCTAACTCTCGATGTGTTTAAACAAGAAGACGAGCTATTCATTCCACTTTGGCAAGAGGATTACGTACTGTGCGTACCTCGCCAACACCCGCTCGCGCAGCAAAACCAGGTAGAGATTGCAGCTTTAAACAACTACAACTTTATTGAATGTGTAGTGTGTGAAGCCCACCAACAAACCTTGAGTTTGCTGGCTTCACAAGGTTTTGCAGTTAACTTGGTCGCCAAAGCGCAACACAAAACCCAAGTTAAACACTTGGTAAATGCAGGCATCGGCATCTCATTTTTACCTACAGGCGTGCTCGAAACAGCGCCGCAACTACAGCAAGTAAAACTGCTAGCACCTCGTATGTACCGCAGCATTGGTTTATGCATAAAAGCCAGCGCTAGTGCTAAACCTGCGCTAGCCGCATTAATTGATGCGGCAAACACATGGCCAAACAACAACTAA